One Thomasclavelia spiroformis DSM 1552 DNA window includes the following coding sequences:
- a CDS encoding ISL3 family transposase, whose amino-acid sequence MYDDIINILNLNHSDVQSCTSKKENNRITYYITLTRKEFFCPLCFHKLYVKDYRNVKLSHKIIRCFDTRIIYRKRRYYCSRCKSYHYEDNPFVSTKRSVFTDLSEIQMMNFLKEHSATFSMTARQFHTSPTKVINVFDTLGQMKKLPFTDAICIDEFYWNRKSKNKYACVIVDFNTSNIIDIIEGRKLKNWDSYTQLINKKELHSVKYICTDLFETYRQVQKIYFPHALLCCDSFHIIKNINILLKNERIKIMKKHEKDSVEYYLLKNFNYLLMMNSSKIKENKAKYNHKLKRYINYPQLLELILNISPVLKEAYELKELYLFFNTTSSINDTRVNLSEVINEYASSNIESYRKFSTTLVEWFDEIVNSFHIYNDQRISNGKIEGINSRIKTILKNANGFRNFSRMRNRIMFSLNKNSLPSSLKQSQIIKKSGRKRGKYKKIKLFNKHD is encoded by the coding sequence ATGTACGATGATATCATCAACATTTTAAACCTTAATCATTCTGATGTACAGTCTTGTACTTCAAAAAAAGAAAATAACCGTATTACTTATTACATTACTTTAACCAGAAAAGAATTCTTTTGTCCTCTTTGCTTTCATAAACTCTATGTCAAGGATTATCGTAACGTTAAGCTCAGTCATAAGATTATCAGATGCTTTGATACTCGCATCATTTATAGAAAGCGGCGTTACTACTGTAGTAGGTGTAAATCTTATCATTATGAAGATAATCCTTTTGTTTCTACAAAACGTTCTGTTTTCACTGATCTCTCTGAAATTCAAATGATGAACTTCTTAAAAGAACATTCCGCTACTTTCTCTATGACTGCTAGACAATTTCATACATCTCCTACAAAAGTCATAAATGTATTTGATACCTTAGGTCAAATGAAAAAACTTCCTTTTACAGATGCTATCTGCATCGATGAATTTTACTGGAACAGAAAAAGCAAAAACAAGTATGCTTGTGTTATTGTCGATTTTAACACCAGTAATATCATCGATATTATCGAAGGAAGAAAATTAAAAAATTGGGACAGCTATACTCAGCTCATCAATAAAAAGGAATTACATAGTGTTAAATATATATGTACTGATCTGTTTGAAACCTATAGACAAGTACAGAAAATCTATTTCCCTCATGCTTTATTATGCTGTGATTCATTTCATATTATTAAAAATATTAATATCCTTCTTAAAAATGAAAGAATAAAAATTATGAAGAAACATGAGAAAGATTCTGTTGAATATTATCTTCTCAAGAATTTCAATTATCTTTTAATGATGAACTCCTCTAAAATCAAGGAAAATAAAGCGAAATATAATCACAAATTAAAAAGATATATTAATTATCCTCAGCTGCTGGAACTCATACTAAATATCAGTCCTGTTCTTAAAGAAGCCTATGAGCTCAAAGAACTTTACTTATTTTTTAATACGACCTCTAGTATCAATGATACACGTGTAAATTTATCAGAAGTCATCAATGAATATGCTTCATCAAATATAGAAAGTTATAGAAAATTTTCAACAACACTTGTTGAATGGTTTGATGAAATTGTCAATTCGTTTCATATATATAATGATCAAAGGATATCAAATGGCAAGATTGAAGGAATAAATTCAAGAATCAAAACAATTCTAAAAAATGCCAATGGATTTAGAAACTTCTCAAGAATGAGAAATAGAATTATGTTTTCATTAAACAAGAACTCTCTGCCTTCTTCCTTAAAGCAGTCACAAATAATCAAAAAGTCTGGAAGAAAACGTGGTAAATATAAAAAAATAAAATTATTTAATAAACATGATTGA
- a CDS encoding CRISPR-associated helicase/endonuclease Cas3, giving the protein MDKKYDVYYAKSINENISIKEHTQMVLDSYHELMKLKKIYFNEKFDKMIELSIKYHDIGKVNTIFQEKMRGHYTNDEIPHGYLSVLAVDFKKIGFSRKEIKEFKIIINSVFYHHRRGEFLKDRIKEFSKAYYEEQLSNYLGDNYYNLSYANLNLIYPRNPTSTITDEEWIEFVIVKGILNRCDWSASGNLAIEIEAEQSMKDNILKRFDLNSVQKFMMENYNENVAIVASTGAGKTEAALLWLNDEKGFFTLPMKVSANAIYQRIKEHYLLPINNQNRVAILHGDCYKLYDNDLANYHNARNLAYPLTVCTIDQIFKFAYKALGTEHLLATLKYSKVIIDELQAYSPDMLATIITALKYIHKIGGKFAIITATLPQFILDELSTCNIKYKRFIGNINNRHKITIHEDDMLNDLDNILDDAKTKKILVICNTVNSAQKLYTKLLELDSNTEIHLLHSRYTKKHRQILEDDVIEFSKSNRTGICVSTQIVEASLDIDFDVLYTYLSSIDSLIQRMGRVYRKRENINQLINVNIYTFKDGIGCVYDKIIYERTLDILKDYHNQMFLEEEKIKCMDRVYDRKELEKTRYMKIYNEKKEYLKDLIALQVEKSEVDNKFRNINSIYILPERFYNLKEVEKLIDCIKSGESQTTKKYELLNNLIDYCIPYTIYKPLKSSDYIDIKSCIKGEAIHRARCKYDFDDKIHKGIGLVINEIDDNELNDKYV; this is encoded by the coding sequence ATGGATAAAAAATATGATGTTTATTATGCTAAATCTATCAATGAAAACATATCTATTAAAGAGCATACGCAGATGGTATTAGATTCATACCATGAGCTAATGAAATTGAAAAAAATATATTTTAATGAAAAATTTGATAAAATGATCGAACTTTCAATAAAATATCATGATATTGGGAAAGTAAATACAATTTTTCAAGAAAAAATGCGAGGTCACTATACTAATGATGAGATTCCACATGGTTATTTAAGTGTATTAGCAGTTGATTTTAAAAAAATAGGATTTTCTAGAAAAGAAATTAAAGAATTTAAAATAATTATAAACTCAGTATTTTATCATCATCGTCGAGGTGAATTTTTAAAAGATAGAATTAAAGAGTTTTCAAAAGCCTATTATGAAGAGCAACTTTCAAATTATTTAGGTGATAATTATTATAATTTAAGTTATGCAAACTTAAATTTAATTTATCCAAGAAATCCAACAAGTACAATTACCGATGAAGAATGGATTGAATTTGTAATAGTTAAAGGAATATTGAATCGCTGTGATTGGTCAGCAAGTGGTAATTTAGCTATTGAAATCGAAGCCGAGCAATCAATGAAAGATAATATATTAAAACGTTTTGATCTAAATAGTGTTCAAAAATTTATGATGGAAAACTACAATGAAAATGTAGCTATTGTTGCAAGTACAGGTGCTGGTAAAACAGAAGCAGCATTATTATGGCTTAATGATGAAAAAGGCTTTTTTACTTTACCGATGAAAGTTTCTGCTAATGCTATTTATCAAAGAATTAAAGAACATTATTTATTACCAATTAATAATCAAAATAGAGTTGCAATATTACATGGTGATTGTTATAAGTTGTATGATAATGATTTAGCTAATTATCATAATGCTAGAAATTTGGCTTACCCACTAACAGTTTGTACTATTGATCAAATATTTAAATTTGCTTATAAAGCTTTGGGAACTGAACATCTATTAGCCACTTTAAAATACAGTAAGGTAATTATTGATGAATTACAAGCTTATTCACCTGATATGCTAGCTACGATTATTACAGCTTTGAAATACATCCATAAAATCGGTGGAAAATTTGCAATTATTACAGCTACATTACCACAGTTTATTTTAGATGAATTATCGACATGTAATATCAAATACAAGAGATTTATTGGAAATATTAATAATCGTCATAAAATAACGATTCATGAAGATGATATGTTAAATGATTTAGATAATATTTTAGATGATGCTAAAACAAAAAAAATTTTAGTTATTTGTAATACTGTTAATTCAGCACAAAAATTATACACAAAACTTTTAGAACTCGATAGTAATACAGAAATTCATTTGTTACATAGTAGATATACTAAAAAACATCGTCAAATTCTTGAAGATGATGTAATTGAATTTTCAAAAAGTAATCGAACAGGAATATGTGTATCGACTCAAATTGTCGAAGCTAGTTTAGATATTGATTTTGATGTTTTATATACATATCTTTCATCGATTGACAGTCTCATCCAACGAATGGGAAGAGTTTATCGTAAAAGAGAAAACATTAATCAATTAATTAATGTTAATATTTATACTTTTAAAGATGGGATTGGCTGTGTCTATGATAAAATAATTTATGAAAGAACATTAGATATTTTAAAAGATTATCATAATCAAATGTTTTTAGAAGAAGAAAAAATTAAGTGCATGGATAGGGTTTATGATCGAAAAGAATTAGAAAAAACAAGATATATGAAAATATATAATGAAAAGAAGGAGTATTTAAAAGATCTTATTGCTTTGCAAGTTGAAAAAAGTGAAGTAGATAATAAATTTAGAAATATTAATAGTATTTATATCTTACCTGAACGTTTTTATAATTTAAAAGAAGTTGAAAAGTTAATTGATTGTATTAAAAGTGGTGAAAGTCAGACTACAAAAAAATATGAATTATTAAATAATTTAATTGATTACTGTATACCATATACAATTTATAAACCATTGAAAAGTAGTGATTATATTGATATAAAAAGTTGTATTAAAGGAGAAGCTATTCATCGAGCACGTTGTAAATATGATTTTGATGATAAAATACATAAAGGTATTGGATTAGTTATTAATGAAATTGATGATAATGAATTAAATGATAAGTATGTTTAA
- a CDS encoding CRISPR-associated protein Cas4 yields MMKKISGTMYAYSYLCWRKLWFFAKDIVMEQENENVMIGKLIDEESYKRDKKHIYLDDLVCIDIVRDNVICEIKKSSSKLEMAEQQLKYYLYLLNKKGIECKGELLIPKENRKEMIVLNENDKIMIENRLKDINELCNKVTPPEVINSKICKKCAYYELCYI; encoded by the coding sequence ATGATGAAGAAAATATCAGGAACTATGTATGCGTATAGTTATTTATGTTGGCGAAAACTATGGTTTTTTGCTAAAGATATTGTAATGGAGCAAGAAAATGAAAATGTTATGATTGGTAAACTAATAGATGAAGAAAGTTATAAACGAGATAAAAAACATATTTATTTAGATGATCTTGTTTGTATTGATATTGTAAGAGATAATGTTATTTGTGAAATAAAGAAAAGTTCATCGAAGCTAGAAATGGCAGAACAACAATTAAAATATTATTTATATTTATTAAATAAAAAAGGAATAGAATGTAAAGGAGAGCTATTGATTCCCAAAGAAAACCGTAAAGAGATGATAGTACTTAATGAAAATGATAAAATAATGATAGAAAATAGATTAAAAGATATTAATGAGCTATGCAATAAAGTTACTCCACCAGAAGTTATTAATAGTAAAATATGCAAAAAATGTGCATATTATGAGTTGTGTTATATTTAA
- the cas2 gene encoding CRISPR-associated endonuclease Cas2: MYLIVIYDIKQEENYTKRQRYVFKTCKKYLTHIQNSVFEGELDRAQYLSLSSELKKYLIEDIDSCIIFSARNNVWMKKDFITRKLEGNDQFI, encoded by the coding sequence ATGTATTTGATTGTTATATATGATATAAAACAAGAAGAAAATTATACTAAAAGGCAACGTTATGTTTTTAAAACATGTAAAAAATATTTGACACATATACAAAATTCTGTATTTGAAGGAGAACTTGATCGAGCTCAATATTTATCATTAAGTTCAGAATTAAAAAAATATTTGATAGAAGATATAGATTCATGTATTATATTTTCAGCTAGGAATAATGTATGGATGAAAAAAGATTTTATTACTAGAAAATTAGAAGGAAATGATCAATTTATTTAA
- a CDS encoding AIM24 family protein encodes MFDVKNFTDNNDIRVINELGPFKVIEFIRDLSVTPQDAQTAYFCNEMNVRKRQVICDVSKANITLQAGAMQWMVGDVHATTGIKGVGDFFGKAVRGKVTGESAIKPEYTGQGLLVLEPTYKHLLLIDLDEWNNSIVLDDGLFLACDASLKHKAVMRSNFSSTVAGNEGLFNLGIQGSGVVCLESMVPKEELIEITLKDDVLKIDGNMAIAWSGSLEFTVERSGKSLIGSAASGEGLVNVYRGTGKVLMAPVQ; translated from the coding sequence ATGTTTGATGTTAAAAATTTTACAGATAATAATGACATTCGAGTAATAAATGAACTTGGTCCATTTAAAGTTATTGAATTTATTCGAGATTTAAGTGTTACGCCACAAGATGCTCAAACTGCATATTTTTGTAATGAAATGAATGTTCGAAAACGGCAAGTAATTTGTGATGTAAGTAAAGCAAATATTACACTTCAAGCAGGAGCAATGCAATGGATGGTTGGAGATGTTCATGCTACAACTGGAATTAAAGGAGTAGGAGATTTTTTTGGTAAGGCAGTGCGTGGTAAAGTAACTGGAGAATCAGCAATCAAACCAGAATATACCGGTCAGGGATTGTTGGTTTTAGAACCAACATATAAACACTTGCTTTTAATTGATCTAGATGAATGGAATAACTCAATTGTACTTGATGATGGATTGTTTTTAGCTTGTGATGCGTCTTTAAAGCATAAAGCAGTAATGCGTTCTAATTTTTCTTCAACAGTAGCTGGAAATGAAGGACTATTTAATTTAGGAATTCAAGGTAGTGGTGTAGTATGTTTGGAATCTATGGTTCCAAAAGAAGAACTTATCGAAATCACATTAAAAGATGATGTGTTAAAAATAGATGGAAATATGGCAATTGCATGGAGTGGTAGTCTTGAATTTACAGTTGAGCGTTCAGGGAAATCGTTAATTGGTTCAGCTGCTAGTGGTGAAGGGCTTGTAAATGTATATCGTGGAACTGGAAAGGTATTGATGGCTCCAGTACAATAA
- the cas1b gene encoding type I-B CRISPR-associated endonuclease Cas1b, whose amino-acid sequence MEQSYYIFTSGELRRKDDSLVLINEKGKKDIPIERVYDLYIFSTVSINSTLLSFLSQKGICVHFYNYYDFYIGSFYPKETLVSGSLLVKQVEKYQEYESRLLIAQQIIEAASYNILRNLKYYNSRDKDLKQYIMQIEELRKEIYSTRNISSLMGVEGNIRKVYYESWKIIIDQDIDFEKRVKRPPDNLVNTLISFMNTIIYTKTLSEIYRTQLNPTISYLHEPSDKRFSLCLDLSEVFKPLIVDRTIFSLLNKNMITENDFYIDDGGYYRMKDSTIKVVVSALENTLTRSIKHKDLNRSVSYKHLIRLEAYKLIKHIIDEKIYEGFKIWW is encoded by the coding sequence ATGGAGCAATCATATTATATTTTTACAAGTGGAGAACTTCGCCGAAAAGATGATTCATTAGTATTAATAAACGAAAAAGGTAAAAAAGATATTCCAATTGAAAGAGTATACGATTTATACATATTTTCTACAGTAAGTATTAATTCTACTTTACTATCGTTTTTATCACAAAAAGGTATTTGTGTGCATTTTTACAATTATTATGATTTCTATATTGGTTCTTTTTATCCTAAAGAAACATTAGTGTCAGGTAGTTTATTAGTAAAACAAGTTGAAAAGTATCAAGAATATGAATCAAGATTATTAATTGCTCAGCAAATTATAGAAGCTGCATCATATAATATTTTAAGAAATTTAAAATATTATAATTCTAGAGACAAAGATTTAAAACAGTATATTATGCAAATAGAAGAACTTAGAAAAGAAATATATTCTACTAGAAATATCTCTTCATTAATGGGTGTAGAAGGAAATATACGTAAAGTATATTATGAATCATGGAAAATAATAATTGATCAAGATATTGATTTTGAAAAAAGAGTTAAGCGACCACCTGATAATCTTGTTAATACACTTATTTCTTTTATGAATACTATTATATATACAAAAACATTATCAGAAATATATAGAACGCAATTAAATCCAACTATTAGTTATTTACATGAACCATCAGATAAACGTTTTTCCCTTTGTTTAGATCTATCTGAAGTATTTAAACCATTGATTGTAGACAGAACTATATTTTCATTATTAAATAAAAATATGATAACAGAAAATGATTTTTATATTGATGATGGTGGCTATTATCGAATGAAAGATTCAACTATAAAAGTTGTTGTTAGTGCATTGGAAAATACCCTAACAAGAAGCATTAAACATAAAGATTTAAATAGAAGTGTTTCTTATAAACACTTAATAAGGTTAGAAGCGTATAAGTTAATTAAACATATTATTGATGAAAAAATATACGAAGGGTTTAAAATATGGTGGTAA